The sequence ACCCTCCAGCTTTGTCTGCTTGTCAAGAACATACTCAGGAGTAGCCAGTTTTCCAATATCATGCATCAATGCAGCAAAATGAAGCTGTTTTAAACCCTGGTGGTCATAGGCTTTAGAAGGAAAAGTTTTTTCGTCTTGATGTACCTTTTTGGCAAACATCATAGTCATCTCTACCATGCGCTCAATGTGCCCTGCCGTGTAAGGAGACTTCATTTTGATGGTATAAATAATACTTTTTAGAAACCCTTCAAGCAACGCCTCCAAATCACCAATCAACATGGTATTTGTCAGCGCAACAGCAGCTTGCGACGCCAAAGAAAGTCCAATGTCTGCATCTTCTGCGCTAAATACACCCTCTTCTTTCTCTTGGTTTTTATTTAACAATTGCAACACACCGATAATTTCATTCTCATGATTTCTTAAAGGAAGCACCAACATAGAGCGGGAGCGGTAACCTGTATTGGCATCAAAACGCTTCGTACCCTCAAAATTAAACCCTTCGGCTTCGTACACATCAGGAATGGAAATAGGCTCGCCCCTTAGGGCACAAGTTACAGCAACCATTGTAGTATTTGGCGTGCCATCTTCTTGATACAAAGGCAAGGAAGACCACGCAATAGGCTCACCTAACCCTCCCATGCGAATCCCTAAAGAGTCTGTTTGAACAACTTTAAAATGCAACGCCTCTTCCTGCAAAAGATACAGCGTTCCCCCATCAGCATGGGTGATTTTTTTGGCTTGGGCAACAATCATTTCCAAAAGAGACTCAATCTGATTTTGCGCCGAAAGTGCCGCGCCGATACTATTGAGAATTCTTATTTTATCGGTCACTTCTTCTTTTGGAATCAATGCACCCGAAGCATACTTTAGCACTTCTCCGCCTTTTAAAATAGCCGTAACACAAGAAAGACGCTCAAGCTCTTGGGAGATTTCTTGGGCATAGGCGGGCTTAAGGTGATAAACGTAACACAAAAGATTGGCGCGCTTAAGGCGCCTGAAGCCTTGCGCTAATGCGTGCGGGGAAAAATGCTTGCTGAGCTGAGCCACCCCACCAAGATTACTGGGAAACGAAACATCCACAATGAATGCCTTTACATGTAAAGCCTTGTTAAGGTACTCCCAAAGCCCCTCGTGGTCTGCTGTGTCACCCGTGAAAAAAATCCCGCTCCCCTCTTTGGTCACCTCATACCCACAACAAGGAACGGTATGATTGGCCAAAATAGGTGTAAGAATGTAGCCATCTATTTCGTAAGCAACATTGGGTACAATCGGTACAAATTCTACAGCAGGCAGATCAACCTTAAGTAGTTTTAACGAACTAAAATCAGGCCAAATTTCCCCATTAAAAAGGTGCTCTTTGATAGCATCCAATGTTTTTTGAAGGCCATAAAAACGCAAAGGTTTTGTCCGTTTGGCAAAAAAATTATCGACGATAAACGCCCCATCAATAAGGTGGTCTAAGTGAGAATGGGTAAAGAAAATATGGTCTACATGTAAAGCTTCTTCTCCCAAGGCTTCCAAAATGTTTCCCGCATCAATGACGATGTGTTTTGAGACTTGCAAGCACGTGGTCGCAATGCCTCCCTTGCTTCGCCCCCCATGGGCTCCCAAAATGCGTAAACCGTCCATATTATCCCTTTGTTTTATGCTCAAAGATGCCATCAAACTCCCCTTGCGGAGGGTTTTCCATCAAATGTTCGCATCGGTCTATATACAGCGCGCACACCGTTGGGTTTGCCGAGCATGCAAGGAGTGTTTCAAACCCCGCTTTAGCCTGCGCAAACGCCCCTTGGCGGTACTGCGCCATCGCCGCATGGTATAACTCCAGCTCTTCTTCAAGCTCTTTGGGTGTACATGTAAACAAATACTCCCCCTCTAGCCCCTCTTTAAAATCATGCACTTGCCAGATTTCCACTGCCTCTTTCTTCCCTTTTACGCGCACCTTATCCAGCAAACGCAAGTAGTACGCTTTCTCCAAACGCTCCTTGGTAAACTGCGAAATCTGGCACGTGCTTCCATAATACTTACACAATGACTCAATCCGCGCGCCCAAGTTAATGGCATCCCCAATGGCCGTGTAATCACTTCTTGAGCTTGAGCCCATTTCCCCCACAATCGCAGGGCCAGAATTCAACCCAATGCCAATAGCCACAGGCTCCACACCCATGTTTTTAGCCATGGTTACACACGCCTCAAAACGGGGGTCTTGTTTCATTTTTGCATTAAGCTCCTTAAGAGCGTGCAGCTGCTCTAGTGCAGAACCAACCGCCACATCCGCATGGTCTGGGACGCTGTTTGGCGCGTTCCAGTAGGCCATGATGGCATCCCCCATGAATTTATCTACCGTGCCCTTACGTTTGATGATGATGTCTGTCATGGGATCCATGAGTTCATTCATAAACGCAATCAGGACTTTAGGGCTTGGCATGGATTCGGAAATATTGGTGAAGTTGCGCACATCCGAGAAAAAAACGGTGATCTCCCTCTCATGGGCGGCAAACACATCTCCTTTGTTTTTAATGAGGTCTTCCATGACAGCCGAAGAAACCTTGGCGGCAAATTTCTTCTTAATCTGCTCTTTTTGACGGCTTTCAAGAAAAAAGTTAAGCCCAAACCCCACCAGCAAAAGAACACTAAAAGCACTCAAAGGCAAAATAGTAGCAAGCAAAACACCCTTGAAGGCTAGCAACCAAAAGTGCGTTCCAAGCAGAGCAAAAATTACACCCCCAAACCCCAAGAACGCCACCCAAACAAAGGGTTGAATTAGCAGTGCGAACCCCACAACAAGCACGCCCACAAAGGTTAAAATATCTACCCCTTGCGCCCAAGAGGGCTTGGAAAAGAAACTGCCATTTAAGAGGTTGTCAATAGCATTGGCGTGCACTTCCACGCCCGGATACACACTATCAAAGGGAGTAGAGCGCAAGTCCAACAACCCCGCCGCAGAGGTTCCCACTAAAACAATCGCCCCCTCAATGCCTTGTGCTTTTCCCTCAACCACATCAAGGGCGCTAATGTAACGGTAGGTAAAAGAAGGGCCATGGTACCCCACCATCATCCGCCCAAGCGCGTCTGTGGTAATCGCCCTTTCTCCAAGCCCAACCCCCACAATCCCCTGCGGATTGTACTGCACCTCAAGGCGCTTTAACCCCAAAGCCAAGCGCACCATCTCTAGGCTAAGTGCGGGGTAAAGTACGCCTTGGTATTCCATCACCAAAGGAATGCTCCGCACGACCCCATCCTCATCAGGAACGGTATTAAAATACCCTGTGGTATAGGCTGCTTCTTCAAGGATGGGAAGGTTTAAAATGGCACGATGGGGGCGAAAAAGCGTTACATGTAAGGGTTTTTGACGCTCAACAATCAGTGCTGTGTGCTTGGGTACATCGTGGGGCTCTATGCCATCTTTTTGCATGGCAAACACGTAGCCAGGCACGGTGGGCGTAGCGCTGATGACATCGGCTAGCATCCCATCATAATCTGGCGCATTTTCGTACTCTACGCCCAGCTGCGAGAGCACACGGGCGGGCGAACTAGCATCAGGCTCGGCAAAAACAATGTCCAGCCCCACAATGCCCGCACCCATCGCCGCGAGGTTATTTAGCAGGTGTGCGACGACATTGCGACTCCATGGCCACTGCCCCAGCGCCTTTAGGCTACGCTCATCAATGTCCACAATCACAATGCGCTCATCGTGCGCCACAGGACCACGGGCTTGAAGCATGGTGTCGTTGACTTTTAACTCAAAAGGCTCCAACACTCCTACGCGCCAAAAGAAAAAAAATCCCGCCCCAATGCAAAGGGTTACAAACCCATGAAGCAGGATTTTTTGCATAGACTAAAAGCCCCACACCACGCTAGCGGTTGTGGTAACTTTGTCATAATCAAAAGGGGCGTGGTTGGAGCTGTTTTCTACATAGCTTGCATTAAGACCAACGGAGAGGGTTTTTGAAACCGCG comes from Sulfurospirillum tamanense and encodes:
- a CDS encoding HD domain-containing phosphohydrolase — its product is MDGLRILGAHGGRSKGGIATTCLQVSKHIVIDAGNILEALGEEALHVDHIFFTHSHLDHLIDGAFIVDNFFAKRTKPLRFYGLQKTLDAIKEHLFNGEIWPDFSSLKLLKVDLPAVEFVPIVPNVAYEIDGYILTPILANHTVPCCGYEVTKEGSGIFFTGDTADHEGLWEYLNKALHVKAFIVDVSFPSNLGGVAQLSKHFSPHALAQGFRRLKRANLLCYVYHLKPAYAQEISQELERLSCVTAILKGGEVLKYASGALIPKEEVTDKIRILNSIGAALSAQNQIESLLEMIVAQAKKITHADGGTLYLLQEEALHFKVVQTDSLGIRMGGLGEPIAWSSLPLYQEDGTPNTTMVAVTCALRGEPISIPDVYEAEGFNFEGTKRFDANTGYRSRSMLVLPLRNHENEIIGVLQLLNKNQEKEEGVFSAEDADIGLSLASQAAVALTNTMLIGDLEALLEGFLKSIIYTIKMKSPYTAGHIERMVEMTMMFAKKVHQDEKTFPSKAYDHQGLKQLHFAALMHDIGKLATPEYVLDKQTKLEGIFDRIALVEERLKALELRCEIAYLKGEISLSEREIKVQECMQILGLLKGANLGMECVSSHQMEAIWRLAREPFVIAGVPYKILSEDEAKHLSVQRGTLTQEERDIINDHASITLDILTKLPFPKKYKEVPQISANHHEKISGKGYPQGLKGDEISFEARMLAIADIFEALTAADRPYKKANSLSSAMRILYFMAKDNELDKELVKFFYTSGLYLEYAKTHLPPHLIDEVEVDFETL
- a CDS encoding CHASE2 domain-containing protein, which gives rise to MQKILLHGFVTLCIGAGFFFFWRVGVLEPFELKVNDTMLQARGPVAHDERIVIVDIDERSLKALGQWPWSRNVVAHLLNNLAAMGAGIVGLDIVFAEPDASSPARVLSQLGVEYENAPDYDGMLADVISATPTVPGYVFAMQKDGIEPHDVPKHTALIVERQKPLHVTLFRPHRAILNLPILEEAAYTTGYFNTVPDEDGVVRSIPLVMEYQGVLYPALSLEMVRLALGLKRLEVQYNPQGIVGVGLGERAITTDALGRMMVGYHGPSFTYRYISALDVVEGKAQGIEGAIVLVGTSAAGLLDLRSTPFDSVYPGVEVHANAIDNLLNGSFFSKPSWAQGVDILTFVGVLVVGFALLIQPFVWVAFLGFGGVIFALLGTHFWLLAFKGVLLATILPLSAFSVLLLVGFGLNFFLESRQKEQIKKKFAAKVSSAVMEDLIKNKGDVFAAHEREITVFFSDVRNFTNISESMPSPKVLIAFMNELMDPMTDIIIKRKGTVDKFMGDAIMAYWNAPNSVPDHADVAVGSALEQLHALKELNAKMKQDPRFEACVTMAKNMGVEPVAIGIGLNSGPAIVGEMGSSSRSDYTAIGDAINLGARIESLCKYYGSTCQISQFTKERLEKAYYLRLLDKVRVKGKKEAVEIWQVHDFKEGLEGEYLFTCTPKELEEELELYHAAMAQYRQGAFAQAKAGFETLLACSANPTVCALYIDRCEHLMENPPQGEFDGIFEHKTKG